A genomic region of Nitrospirota bacterium contains the following coding sequences:
- a CDS encoding CBS domain-containing protein has protein sequence MTTRTDPEAGRRASLDEQIDRFRAQLERLEPLLSAPTSSSVLVEFDAATERVIAEAFGSTSDKLDTYYYAQLGEAASMLNLQEEAPEGSRDDLGRESLRQRRRVLESCVWELEAKRAASAKKQRPFPEVAARVSEYMTRQVRDIRADATLRDAGVRMEEYQVACLLVEDHQRYVGTITDAMLSQGVVVRGLDPATTPVRRCMDETIISIDAREPIVEAVKLMKDRGVRHLAVTEDDTIVGVLSVSDLLRYYSGV, from the coding sequence ATGACCACACGAACGGATCCTGAAGCGGGCCGCCGGGCATCGCTTGACGAGCAGATCGACCGGTTCCGCGCTCAGCTCGAACGCCTGGAACCGTTGCTGAGCGCTCCGACCTCCTCGTCGGTGCTGGTGGAGTTCGATGCCGCCACGGAACGGGTGATCGCCGAAGCCTTCGGCAGCACGTCGGACAAGCTGGACACGTACTACTACGCGCAGCTCGGGGAAGCCGCGAGCATGCTCAATCTCCAGGAGGAAGCCCCGGAGGGGAGTCGTGACGATCTCGGCCGCGAAAGCCTGCGGCAACGCCGTCGGGTGCTCGAAAGCTGCGTCTGGGAGCTCGAAGCCAAACGGGCGGCCAGCGCCAAGAAACAACGCCCGTTCCCGGAGGTTGCCGCGCGGGTCTCCGAGTACATGACCCGGCAGGTTCGAGATATCCGCGCAGACGCGACGTTAAGAGACGCGGGAGTCCGCATGGAGGAATACCAGGTCGCGTGCCTGCTCGTGGAGGACCATCAGCGCTACGTGGGGACGATCACCGATGCGATGCTCAGCCAGGGCGTTGTGGTTCGGGGACTGGACCCTGCGACCACGCCGGTGAGGCGTTGTATGGACGAGACGATCATTTCGATCGACGCCCGCGAGCCCATTGTCGAGGCGGTCAAACTCATGAAGGACCGCGGCGTTCGGCATCTGGCGGTGACCGAGGACGACACGATCGTGGGCGTGCTCTCGGTGTCTGATCTACTCCGATACTATTCAGGCGTGTAA